A single region of the Lotus japonicus ecotype B-129 chromosome 4, LjGifu_v1.2 genome encodes:
- the LOC130712120 gene encoding protein MHF2 homolog, whose protein sequence is MEEPTFELDLIRSILKRVWELRALERENVGPSEALDSEVGAGTSKKNRPTSANANALKLTCELLRVFITEAVQRAAEVAEAEGASQVEASHLECILPQLLLDF, encoded by the exons ATGGAGGAACCCACCTTTGAACTT GATCTGATTCGCTCCATTCTGAAGCGCGTTTGGGAACTGCGGGCCCTTG AGCGTGAAAATGTTGGACCCAGCGAGGCTTTGGATTCTGAG GTAGGAGCTGGAACATCCAAGAAAAATCGACCAACTTCAG CTAATGCGAATGCTTTGAAGCTTACCTGTGAACTTCTCCGAGTTTTTATCACAG AGGCTGTTCAGCGTGCTGCTGAGGTTGCAGAGGCTGAGGGTGCTAGTCAAGTAGAAGCTTCTCATTTGGAGTGCATTCTTCCTCAGTTACTTTTAGATTTTTAA